In Anaerolineales bacterium, the genomic window GTTGTCCACCTGGATCTCGTACAGCGCCTCGCCGCGACGGTAGGTCAGCCGGAACCCCGACCACCAACCGGGAATCACCGGGTCGAGGCGAAGGCTGTCGCCGCAAACGTGAAGGCCGAGGAGCTCCTCGACCCAGGCGCGGTACATCCAGGCGGCGGAGCCGGTGTACCACGACCAGCCTCCCTGGCCGACGCGCCCCGGCGCCCGGTAGACATCCGCCGAGATCACATACGGCTCCACGGTGTAGCGCCAGACGCTGTCGACCTCACGCGCACGCTCGATCGGGTTGAGCATCCGCAGCACATCGGCTGCGCGGGTGCCCTGGCCACGCCGCGCCAGCGCCGCGGCCAGCCATACGGCGGCATGCGTATATTGCCCGCCGTTCTCACGCACGCCCGGAGGGTAGCCGCGGATGTACCCGGGAGAAGGGGTGGTTCGGTCGAAGGGCGGATCGAACAACAGCACGAGCCGCTCGTCCGGCCGGACCAGCCGCTCCACGGCTGATTCGAGAGCCATCGCCGCCCGGCCCGGATCTCCACCACCGCTGAGTGTCGCCCAGGCCTGCGGCAGCAGGTCGATCTTGGCTTCCTCGCTGGCCGCGGACCCCACGGGTGTGCCGTCGTCGAACCTCGCCCGCAGGTACCACGCCCCATCCCAGGCGCTGGCTTCGATGCGATCGATCAGCGCCAACCGCTCCATCCGGTAGGCCTCGGCCGCCTCAGGCACTCCTGTTCGACCGCTCAGGTCCGCCATGCCGTCCAACACATCGACCAGGAACCAGGCCAGCCACACGCTCTCACCGCGACCCTGTGCCCCGACCTGGTCCATCCCATCGTTCCAGTCGCCGGTGCCAATCAGCGGCAGGCCGTGAGGCCCGCGGGTGAGGCCGCGCCGGACGGCCCGCTGGCAGTGCTCGAGCACACTCACCCGTTCACCGCCGGCTTGGGGTGTGAGGTACGCGTCGTGCTGCTCGTCGGTCAGCAGGGGGGCGTCGAGAAACGGCACTTGTTCCCCCAGGATCGAGAGGTCGCCGGTATGGCGCACGTACTGTGCGACGGCATAGGGAAGCCAGAGCAGGTCGTCGGAGATGCGCGTGCGCGTGCCGGCACCCGAGGGCGGATGCCACCAATGCTGGACGTCACCCTCGCGGAACTGGCGGCTGGCCGCCAGCAGGATGTGCTCTCGGGCGACCTCGGGCCTGGCGTGCAGCAGTGCCAGGACATCCTGCAGCTGATCGCGGAAGCCGAAGGC contains:
- a CDS encoding protein ndvB → EHNSHAIEQELTVLVPVEGGGGPPIKLQRLRMKNDSSRPRRLSVTTYAEWALGESREATEMHVVSTWDDEAQVLLARNRYHPEYGDRVAFAAINRPVDSFSADRTSFLGRNRTLANPAALERVALSGRTGAGLDPCAALRTAFELAPGETAEVVCLLGQAESSDQAQALVKAFAESTAFEIAFDRTKAWWDETLGAVEVHTPELSVDFLVNRWLLYQVLSCRVWGRTGVYQSGGAFGFRDQLQDVLALLHARPEVAREHILLAASRQFREGDVQHWWHPPSGAGTRTRISDDLLWLPYAVAQYVRHTGDLSILGEQVPFLDAPLLTDEQHDAYLTPQAGGERVSVLEHCQRAVRRGLTRGPHGLPLIGTGDWNDGMDQVGAQGRGESVWLAWFLVDVLDGMADLSGRTGVPEAAEAYRMERLALIDRIEASAWDGAWYLRARFDDGTPVGSAASEEAKIDLLPQAWATLSGGGDPGRAAMALESAVERLVRPDERLVLLFDPPFDRTTPSPGYIRGYPPGVRENGGQYTHAAVWLAAALARRGQGTRAADVLRMLNPIERAREVDSVWRYTVEPYVISADVYRAPGRVGQGGWSWYTGSAAWMYRAWVEELLGLHVCGDSLRLDPVIPGWWSGFRLTYRRGEALYEIQVDN